In Nostocoides sp. HKS02, the DNA window GATGCCGTGCTGGGCATCGGCCGCGGCGAGCAGCGTGGCCGCTCCGTCCTTGCGCGACAGGCTGAGCTCGAGCGCCTCGAGCCGGGCGCCCGCGGTCGTGCGGTCGCGCTCGGCCGTGCGCTCGGCTTCGCGATGACGCTCGACCTCGGCCTCGAGCTCGTCGAGGACGGCGGCGGCCCTCTCGTAGGCGGAGTCGAGCCCCTCCTCGCCCTCCTCGTCGACGGCAACGGAGGCCTCCAGCCCGGTGAACTCCTTCTCCGCGGCGGCGGCCCGCTCCAGCGACTGGGCCACGATGCCGCGCAGGCGGCCGATCTCGGCCTCCCCCGCCTCGATCCGGCTGCGACGCGCGCCCACCTGGCCGGCCAGCTTCGCCAAGCCCTCGCGGCGGTCGGCCGCCGCGCGGGCCAGGCGCTGCAGGCGCTGCTGCTCCGCGGCATACGCCTGCTCGGCTTCGGCCCGCGCCGCCACCGCGCGCTCGAGGGCCTCCTTGGCGTCGCGCACCTCGGCGAGCAGGGACTCCTCCTGGGCGCGGGCCTCGACCGCCTGCGCGCGCAGCTCCTCGGGGTCGCGGCCGGTGGTCTGCTCGTCGGCGCTGTCCTGGCTGAGGAGCCGCACGCGCTCGCTCGCGAGGGACTCGGTGGAGGCCAGCTTGTCGCGAAGCTGCTGGATGCGGAACCAGCGGTCCTGAGCCCGGGTGAGCTCGGGAGCGGCCTCCTGGGCCTGCTGCTCGAGCGTGGCGAGCCGGCTGCGCAACGTGGCCAGGGCGTCCTCGACCTCGGTGCGCTTGGCGATCAGGGCGCTCTCGTCGGCGACCTCCTGCTCGAGGGTCGAGGTGAGCTGGACGAGGTCGTCGGCGAGCAGCCGCAGCCGGGCGTCGCGGGCGTCGCCCTGGATCACCGCGGCCCGGCGAGCCGCCTCGGCCTGGCGCCCCAGCGGGCCGAGCTGGCGGCGGATCTCACCAGTGAGGTCGTTGACCCGCAGGAGGTTGGCCTCCATGGTCTCGAGCTTGCGGAGCGCCTTCTCCTTGCGCTTGCGGTGCTTGAGGACCCCCGCGGCCTCCTCGATGAACCCGCGGCGCTCCTCGGGCGTCGCGCGGAGCACCGTGTCGAGCTGGCCCTGGCCCACGATGACGTGCATCTCGCGGCCGATGCCGGAGTCAGAAAGCAGCTCCTGGACGTCGAGCAGCCGGCAGGGCGTGCCGTTGATGGCGTACTCGGAACCGCCGTTGCGGAACATCGTCCGCGCGATCGTCACCTCGGTGTAGTCGATCGGCAGCGCGCCGTCGGAGTTGTCGATCGTCAGCGACACCTCGGCCCGGCCCAGCGGCGCGCGCCCGGCGGTGCCGGCGAAGATGACGTCCTCCATCTTGCCGCCGCGCAGGGACTTGGCCCCCTGCTCCCCCATGACCCACGCGAGCGCGTCGACGACGTTGGACTTGCCGGAGCCGTTGGGGCCGACGATGCAGGTCACCCCCGGCTCGAGCCGCAACGTGGTCGCCGAGGCGAAGGACTTGAAGCCCTTCAGGGTCAGGCTCTTGACGTACACGAGCGGTCGTGGCTCCTCGGTGCGGCGGCTGGATCGCGGCTCACTGTACCGGCGGGGTCGCGGCGGGTCGTGGCGCTTCGCGCCGCCACGCCGTTCCCCGGGACGTGAGTGGCCCGTGTGACAGCAGAGGTATGCCGCGACGGGCCAGACCCGTTCACGGGCGGCGTCAGCGCTGGGCGATCGCCTCGTGGTGGTGGATGACCTCGGCGATCACGAAGGTCAGGAACTTCTCGGCGAAGGTCGGGTCGAGCCCCGCGTCGTCGGCGAGCGCCCGCAGCCGCGCGATCTGGGACTCCTCGCGCGCGGGATCGGCAGGCGGCAGACCCTCGCGTGCCTTGAGCTCCCCCACCCGCTGCGTGCACTTGAACCGCTCGGCGAGCAGATGGATCAGGGCGGCGTCGATGTTGTCGATGCTGGCCCGCAGGCGAGCCAGCTCGGGTGGCGTCGGGTCGGGCGAGGTCACCCACCCATCGTAGGCACGCCCGCGCCCACGATGTCCGGGTGTCTCAGGTCTTCACGCAGCTGGTCGTTGTCACGCTGCAGACGCTCGACAAGATGCTCGAGGTCCGCGACCCTGCGGCGCAGCTCAAGGGTCTCGAGCTGGAGGCGCGGGTCGTTCACCGGGCGATAGCCCACGAGGGCCTTGGCCATGTCGACTCCTTTTCCGCAGGCGGGGGGATTCGCGCCATGCGTGGCCCCGAGGGGGGCGTCTCTCAGGGTGACAGGCAGCCCGGCTGTGGGTCAATGCCGCACGGACCAAGCCGACTAGACCAAGCCGACTGGACCAAGCCGACTGGACCGAGCCGCACTGGTCGATGCGGCCTACTTCTCGACGAACCCGGACAGGTCGTCGCGCGCGGGGCCCCAGGTGGCTACGCAGGTGTGCACCTCGCCGGGCCGCAGATGCTGCGACGGCTTCTCCTCGATCAGCGCCAC includes these proteins:
- a CDS encoding chorismate mutase; the protein is MTSPDPTPPELARLRASIDNIDAALIHLLAERFKCTQRVGELKAREGLPPADPAREESQIARLRALADDAGLDPTFAEKFLTFVIAEVIHHHEAIAQR